The window GGCTGACTTGAcagtttaattttgttttgtagGACATAAAAGATTGCTTACTGGGACGCTTGTTTGCTTATGGAGCTATTGCAAGATCAGGAAGATTACTTTTAGAGTGGACTGCTGATAAGGACACTCCTTATATTAAAGAATTTGTTGGTTCTCTTGTCTCACTGGCAACGAAAAAGCGTTACTTGCAAGAGCCTGCTGTTTTAATTATCTTGGAGTTGGTTGAGAAGGTACTTTATTTTACAAGCCCGTGAATTGCAAATTTAAGCTTAGCATGTACGATTTAGTTATTACTTAAAAATAGATAACATAGATTGGCTTTGTTGTGTCATTACGAACTTATATGAGCTTATACATCTCCTTTATGAAACTTTTAGGACATTTTCACTTGTCTTATAAACATCACCTCTTCCTGTACCATCTgttgcacaataaaatgtgctaTTACTTGTCCAAAAAGTATCACATTTTCCTATTACTCTAAAATTGCTTCTGTCATGCTGCTGGTTCAGCTTTTTGTAATTAAGTGCATTTGTTCTTTACCATTATGTCCTTTTCCTCTAATTTTGTTTTTTCCGTAAGGTGCATTCTGTTTAGCCGTGTCACTATCCACATTTTTGTCATGTCAGTTACCTGTTGAAGCTTCATTGGATCATATACTTGAAGCTCCCGGACTTAAAGAGTGGTTTGAAGGTGCAACAGAAGTTGGAAATCCGGATGGTTTGCTTCTTGCCCTTGCTATACGTGAAAAAGTTCGTTTCGATGATAAAGAGTTTGGAGAGCTTCTGCCTATTCACATATAAGGGAGTGGGGGTATAGGGTGTTCATAACAAAcagcagatgcaaagagagagtagcatacTCAATACATAACATGAATTCGTTGAAAAGGTTTGTTCCTATTTTGATCTGTGGACTTTATGGATGTGCAGGAGTCCAGTTTCTGCCATCCACGAACTCATAGTGTATGGCATTCCTTGGTAAATATTCTCTTACCTGAAAATGTTGTACAAGAGTTTGATCCCTCAGCAGCTTTGAATTCCGTAAAAAAGCACAAAAAAAACCGCAAGGGTAGCTCAGCAGAAGAAGATATTGAGAAAAATCTTAAAAACTTTTGCGAAATTATCATTGAAGGATCACTTCTTTCATCACCATCTCATGAACGCAAGAGCTTGGCACTCAATGTTCTGCTGCTTCTCCTTCCAAAACTGCCTGCTTCGTGCATCTACAATATCCTATCGTACAAAGTTGTACGTTGCTTAATGGATGTACTTTCCAGAAAAGACACTAATCTACTCAAAGCCAGTCAATATTTTGTGAAAGAATTATCTGAGTGGGTGAAGCATGATGATGTAAGAAGAGTGGCAGTTATTGTGGCTTTACAGAAACATAGTAATGGGAAATTTGATTCCATCACCAGGACAAAAACAGTAAAAGAGTTGATGGCTGAGTTTAAAACTGAGTCGGGATGCATGCTTCTCATTCAGAACTTGGTTGACTTGTTCCTGGATGAAGGTCATGCTTCAGATGAGCCTTCAGATCAGAGTCAAACAACAGATGACAACTCAGAAATTGGTtccgtagattataaggattctGTTGGAGCAGCAGCAACTTCAGATTTTTTGAAAGGCTGGGTTGTAGAGTCACTTCCCAATAGCTTGAAACACCTAACTTTGGATACAAATGCAAGGTTCAGGGTGCAAAGAGAAATTCTCAAATTTCTGGCCGTTCAGGGTTTATTCTCTTCAACTCTTGGAACTGAGGTGACATCTTTTGAATTGGAGGAGAAGTTTAGGTGGCCAAAGTCTTCCATTTCAAGTGCTCTTTGTAGAATGTGCATTGAGCAGCTACAGTTACTGCTGTCAAATGCTCTAAAAGGAGAAGGACCTCATGTTGTGGCAAGTGGTGTTGAAGTTAATGATCTTGGAGCGTATTTCATGCGATTTCTTACCACGTTGCGAAACATTCCTTCTGTTTCACTGTTCAGGCCCTTGAATGCTGAGGATGACGAGGCATTCAAAAAATTGCAGGATATGGAGTCTCAGCTCTCAAGACAGGTGAGATATTTTTGTGATTCTTCATTTTGTAGCATCCTAGTAAGGTTGCTGACTTCAGCACTAATCAAACTATTTTCTGCCTTTTGTGAAACCGATGTCCCTTGCTTTAGGCCTTTCAACTCTTCTTTATTGTTAGATAAGCGTGTTCTCCTTCTTGGGTGAGGAGTCTGAGTAAGCTAATTCAAAAACCATATCTTCTTAGTACTCATTTTATATTTCCATCAGGGACTTGTATTCGTTATTTCAGATTAACCACTATAACTGTGTTCAGGAAAGCGAAATGTACTTCATTTCTTCTGTGAGAAACTtagattgcttttctttttccATCTTACATTATTCTTTTTTCTCCAAATGATGGCAGGAGAGAAACTTGGGCCCAAGTATTGACACAAATAAGTTTCATTCCATGAGGTACCTTCTGATACAATTGTTGCTTCAAGTCCTACTTCGGCCTGGGGAGTTTTCCGAAGCCGCCTCCGAATTGGTTATTTGCTGTACAAAAGCTTTTCAATCTTCTGATCTTCTTGCTTCCTctggagaagatgaagtagaTGGAGAAGGTACACCTGAACTGATGGATGTTCTAGTGGACACCATGCTTTCGTTGCTGCCTCAGTCATCAGCTCCATTGCGGACTGCTATTGAGGAGGTAAATTTTTGATTGATTACTGTTGCGCAAGTAAATACAGAAAAGCAAGCATAATATCCCATCAGTACTTCTGGTGATTTACTATCCTCTCGAAACCCTTGCCTGATGAGGTGCTAATATGTTATTCCTAATGTATCATTCACCAAGTGCATTTTGATGCGAACTCCATCCTGAAATTTTTTATTTGGCTTTGATAATAGAAACTACGATTAAAAAACACCGAGTTAGAACAACTACACCTCAATCCCAAGTTAGTAGGGTTCGGCTATAGCACTAAAAAGTTCTCCACATTCTTTGATGGCATTCAAATCCCTAACAAAATTTAAAAACTCATAGTGAATAGTGGACCTAAAGTGAGCATACCAACATGACTAAACCCTAACTAATTGTTATTACCTATATGgatctttttttttcattgtaccCAATTTTTTGTCAAGTCTACGAGGATTCAAGTGATCGTAGGTCTTCAAGATAATTTCCCTTTCATGTGAGTTTAGGTTTATCTTGTCCTATCACCTTTAATCACCATGGTTTTTCACCTACCAACCGGTACATCTGGTTGTTCACCATCTTAAGCGAGTGCCTCTCATTTTATCCTCCATGTGTGCTGCCTGCACTTTTTGCTGAATCTGATCAATTATTAATCTTGTATGCTCTTGCATGACTACACATTCTTCTTAAGAATTTTTGATCTTGTGAATATGTTGGACCTTTAGAGGTCCGGTATCCACTCCAACATTGCTGATCTTAAAACATTTCTATGAAACTCTTTCACTTTGATATGTATGCTTCGCATAACATTTCGGTAGCACTTCAACCATCCTATTTTAATTATATGTGTAACATTTTCATCTATCGTACCATCAAGCCTAGATATCTGACTTGTTTGCATTTAGGCACCGCATTCTCATATAAACTCACCTCACCTTCACTTTCGTTATGCTGGCTAAATTTGCAGTATACATATTGAGtttcatacttctatttatacTTCTCTTAAAAAATGTCTGCAACACCGACTTGGTGCACATTATTGAAAGAAACATTTCTACAGTAACTTGAAACATAACAGGCTGTCACAGACCAAACAAATCAGTTTATTCTACATTAGTTTGATTCATGGAGATTGTTTAACTTTTTCTCTAATAAAATAGGTTAATTCTTTTTGGATGTGCCTGAAGGACAGTAGGTGTACAATTTCGTATTGGAGGAGTATACCTTACAGTCAGACCTTAGCATGATGGTTTCTTTAGTATTTTCCTACTCAAGGCaaacaaaattaaaaagtcaTTTGCTGGTAGAGCTATTTTTCAAGCAGTTTTGGTGGACTGTGGATAGTAAGAAACAATAGACTTTTTGAAGGACAAAAAGGAAGTGCAGCTAATCTTCGTTATATCTATCCTTTTGGTGCAGCCTGGTGTTTGTACATAATGTAAATGTCTTGCTTGACAAAATCAGTGCTTTGCTCATCTTGTACTATATTTGACAGGACGTACTTGGTGCTGCTTTGACATCAATGATATTTTATCCTTTCCTGAAAAAAAATTTGCCTTGGTTTTTGctaatattaatttttaaagcAAGCTACTTCCACTTGATGACACTAAATGGTTGAAAACACGAAAACTGAATGTAATTAGTGGTTCTTGTAATATATAATCAGTTGCTGTCTTGTAGCAAAAATCTAGTAAAAACTAAACCACAATTAGTCAGTTGCAACTAATGTATGTTTTGTGTTTTATTAGACTTTAATTCCAATAGCGAGTCTTAGCCGTTTTGATCCTTGCATTATGCGTATATGCATCTCTACTTTCGTATCCTCAAATGGGGCTGGGAGGCGGACTTGACTAGTACAATATTCTTCGTGAGAAACAGTTGGAAGGTCGGGTCTATTTAGCTGTCAGAtatctttccttttcctttttatttacaAATAATTGAAAGGTGATTTGCAGCTTCACATCCAAATAATATACAAATTATAATCACAAAGTCACCTTTAGCACCAAATCTGAAGCTGCTTATCAAAAGAGAGAATTTTGCTGAATGCATAACTCCAttcgtccttttttttttttgcactctTCCCCATAGATTTTCTTTCAGATGACCCTTATTATCTAATGAGAAAAAAAGTAGTGAATGCATGCTTCATTATATTGCTTTTCTGGATGCACCTGTTGTAGTTGCTTTTCTTTGAAGTGACCCTTGTTATCTCACGAGAAAAAGGATGTGAATGCATTGATTCATTAGATTTATTTCTTGATACACCTGTTGTAGTGGGTTTCTCTTAATGGTACTCTCCTGTTTTTTGTCTGAGTTTCCTTTACGGTTCctcctccccccctcccccccacacAAAACTAGCACCTCCCGAACCCCCAAATAAAACACGAAAAGACTGGACGTGTTAGTCTTTCCCCAAATGGATAATGTTTACCTTCTTCACAAAGTCAAAATACCTTACCTATTCATATTATTTTCAGTTTGATTTGACTGTAATCTTTTACATTTTTATGTGTCTAACCAAACTCAAACATGGGAACTCATTAGAACATTCTATTTCTGTGTCTGCTTGATGCCATCTGTGAAACCTGCTTACTTCATCAAAAAGGAACTCATTGAAACATTCTGTAGTTGGTCTCTTCGCTACGGAGTTATTTGCTTATTATAGAAAAAAGTTTCTATTCCTGTTCCATTGATGACTCTCCCATCTCTGTCTTTTCAATGTGGAAAAGAACTTGATAGCTTTCAACTATCTTTCTTTGTCCACTGATCGGAATTCTACACACTTAGCAGTTGCATAATATGAATACATTAAAGTTGGTTGTTGTCTTTATTTTTCGTAAGTGGGCATGTATGCGTTCTTTATATCTATATTTTCTTGTGTTATGGAGAGGGTGGAAACCTCTAGTTGGAGAGTTCTTACCTACTAAAAATTTTTCATGTCTCTTTAGGTTTTCAAATGTTTTTGTCGTGATGTCACGGATGATGGCTTACTTCGGATGTTGCGGGTTATAAAAAAAGATCTCAAACCAGCCAGACGCGGAGAAAAAAAAAGTGAGAGTGAAgatgacgacgacgacgacgacgaggATGTTCTTGACATTGAAGAAGCAGAGGAATCAGATGAAGCAGAGATGGATGAAACTGCGGAGAGTGATGGACAGGCAGATGACTCGGCGACAGTAGTTGGTGTTGAAGCAGCAAGCTCAGAACTTCCTGGAGCTTCTGATGATGAATCTGATGAGGGAATGGATGATGATGCCATGTTCCGCATGGACGCTTATCTTGCTAAAATATTCAAGGAAAGGAAGAACCAGGCTGGTGGTGAAACTGCTCATTCACAGCTTATCCTCTTCAAACTTCGTGTCCTCTCATTGCTAGAGATTTACCTACATGAAAATCCAGGCAAGTCTTTTCTCGATTCACTAAGTGTATTTATCTTAAGGATGTCTGAATTGACTTCAAAGCTGATCTCCTTATGTATAATCTTAGTTCATATCCTAACTCCATGATTAGAATTTTGGCATGATCAttatgatggaaactggggtatATGCTTTTTTAAGCCTTAGAGGTTGTACATTTTCCATGTGAAGTTATCAGTAGCATCTTAATCTTCATTTATTCCCTACTGAATAAAGAATCAATGACCAAAAAAGGAGGGGGGTGTTTGGCACCATCACACCATGTGGCATCATAATTATTTTGGTTGCCCCGGTTGGGACCAAGCAGTGTTAATGCTTAACCATTTGGCTTTTTGGCCCACAATTTCGGCATATATTAAATAATTTGTCTTTTAAGGTAAATTAGAGTCATTAACTAAATGTTCTTATAATCTCACGCTttggctatatatatacacacacaagtCTTTAATTTGAATAAGAAGTCTCTCAATGAACATTGGACCAGTGTAAATGTAACAACAAGAATAGCTAAAACTTAATTCCAACAGGTTGGTATCACATATATGGGTTCTTTGCTTCTTCCATTTGTGGTCTACTCTTTTAGTCCGGATTGATTTTAAGAGATTTTTTGTCTTATAAAACTAACCCCTATGATTAATTAAAAGAATATCAGAGAAGAACCACCATAAGCATTGATCTTTGTGGCTGCATATCATGATCTGAGGCCGTGGTTCCTTTTGCATTACGCATTGCAGCTACCTTTCATGTTTCTATTGCTAGTATTATCAATAAACTCAATGGCACTTGTTTATTTGATCTTATTGATTCATTAAGGGGGGGAATGCTTATTTGAAATTACCATTTCGCAGGGAAGCCGCTAGTATTAAAAATATTCTCAAACCTAGCTCAAGCATTTGTAAACCCGCACACTACGGAAGGTAACGAACAGCTTGTCCAGCGAATTTGGGGAATTTTACAGAAGAAAATCTTCAAGGCAAAGGACTATCCAAGAGGTGAAGCCATTCAGTTTGCAGTGCTTAAGACACTCTTGGGAAGGAACTTGACACTGGCAGCAAAACCATTCAAGAAAAAGAAATCTGCTAACTTGTCAAACAAAAAGCAGTCTGTCGCCTTGAATAGATACAAAATGATCAATTCCCTTGCTCAGAGTTCAACCTTTTGGATTTTGAAGATAATTGATGCTAAAAAGCTTCCAGAGCCTGAACTTCAGGAGGTTTTTGGTATATTTGAGGGAGTTCTGGAGGAGTATTTTAAGACTAAAAAGTTTCAAATGAAGTGTGAATTTCTAAAAGAAGTTTTTAAAAGGCGACCTTGGATTGGACATCACCTTTTTGGCGTCCTTTTGGAGAAATGTACTAGTGCAAAGCTACAGTTTCGGCAAATTGAAGCTCTTGAACTGGTTAttgagattttaaaatcaattactTCTGCAAACCCTGATGACAGCAGCCAGGATTTGTCAAAGAAAAAGTTGAAGAGTCATGCTGCAAAGTTAGGCTATCTAATTAATGCGCTGCTGAGAAATATGCCCGATAAGGCATCAAGACGAGCTGATGTGCGGAAGTTCTGTGTCAAAGTCATTCAGGTTTTAACAGACCTTAATCTGAAAGCGTCGTTTCTTAGGGCTCTGGAACCAGATTGTGAATCTCAACTGGGTGACATGGTTCCCGCTTTGAAAAAGTGAATATTAAGGCAGAGTTGTCAATATAATCTGATGTAAATCATTATGCAGGGAGTTCCTGGCACGTGTGATTCTACTGGCAGCAAATTTTGGCTTAGTGAAGATATTAAACAAGGATTTACAAGAACATGCATACAAATGTTGAAGTGACCAGTTGGGCATTGTTTCCTGGCATTTTTTCCGACCATAGTTATTTATAGGTTTTTTTACTGTTGGAATTTTACGGTGTTCACCAATTTCTTTTCATCGGTTAAAAGCTTCTAGTACTAGCAGTTTTGGTGGTATGTAGTCCATTTTAATTGTATGATCCAAATTTTTGGCATAGGACCGCGAATTTACATCTTACCGGTGAGTGATTCCACTTGTCATTCTTCACCTATGAATCcatgtcattatttatatttggaaTTACTTTGGAAGTTGGAACTTTGTGGAATCTGATTATTGAGTATTATCAAGTAGGTGAGTCGTGTTGATAACACCCTGAGTAAATTTAGCATTCCTGTTAATTGTGTATGTGCAAGCAagcatcctttttttttttttttgcttcccAACCGGTGTCCGTTACCCACAATTGGGCCCGATTAAATCTGGATTTGCACCGGGAAGTCTCACATAGCAAATTGTTCTCTAACAAAAGCGACTTCATATCCAGGGATTCGAACCCGAGACCTTTGGTTAAGGATAAAAGACTATTTACCACTCCACCACTAGTAAAGATATTAATGTGTTGTACCCAAAATTAATGTCTTTTTAATGTTGGAAGACAATTCAACGAGCTTAATGCTGCCTATTATTTGGTGCATGACATGTTTTCTCGTCTCACTTTGTTCAAATTTGGAGGTTACAGAGCGTCCTTTATAAGAGGGGAAAGTAATAAAACAAGTAAATTAAAAGGTTTTCCCTGAAATTATGTTTATCATATTTTAGATAATTTTCCACACAGCGAAAGGGCTACAAATTTGCAGTTGAGAATTGTGTGCCAAGGATGCAGGACGTGGTCATGGAAGCTTCCTATGGCCTTTTAACTGTTCAGGCAGtaagtttgaaaaaaaataattaaaaagaaactATAATAAAGTTGTAGTCGTTGTTTAAGTCGCTATCACGAAAAGAACAAATTATTAAATGCTTGACTTGCAAAAATGTTATCTTTCTTCAGTTGccattaaaaaaatagaaatattaacTAAATTAGTGGCCCATATTAGCAATAAgctaaaaatagccaaattttTTTACTCGATTTATAAATTGGGTTGATCATACGTATTTTTTATAGCCATTGCCCAGCTGTGGCAAGATATATTTTCCTTGATTCTTAGCATTTATTTTGGGTAATAGAAAACCAAATTTCCTCAAAATCCTTACGTTACCCTTTTTttcaaaactctccaaattcCTTACATTCCCGAATTCTTCTAAACTTTCACATCACTGTTTTAAAGTgtatattgtcacacctcctttttactatcCCGGAACGgagtaagggagtttttttcaatttaagtgacaatcgaaacaagattatttaattaaaattcagagtcatcacttgggataatttatggtgtcccaagtcactggttttaaatcccgaatcgaggaaagattaactctattttacagtccgcgaacacagaaatccggataaggaattatgttaacccgggagaaagtgttaggcattcccggattctgtggttttagcacggtcgctcaactattattattggcctatttatttgattttaaaacatttttggaacctatgtgcattttattccttttaaaccacttttaataatccaattattatacaactaattactaattacacattgcgaatcgagtcatgggaaccgtacccacgatccacaacatgtttattttaattaataatattaaattgtGCCAGAGTCATATAAATGTACCCCGACCTTTTTTAGAAATTAAATGTCACGaccacgtcacgggaaccgtacccgtagctatgacaattatttaattaacgcgcctaaagcaaactacgaaagttcaaggtattttctatactaattttgtatttatatGAGGGTcatatgttatggattttatttgtgtatgacgcacctcaaattattttaaaagaaaagatttgtatattttttttttcttgaaggCAAACTAAAGATGCTCTTACTTTAATCTAATTTAAATTTAGGTATCACAAATATTACAACCACGTCACGGGAATCGTACCCGTAGTTATAATAATTTAGttgcgtgcctaaagcaaactacaggattaatttttaataactaagttataaaatatgagggccatagattatatgattcaaatgtaTGAATGACacgcctcaaaactattcaactaaatgaactatggatattcatatttaaaacCCCATAGTTGTGATGATTTaattacgtgcctaaagcaaaacTACAAATGTTCATGACTCAATTGTTTCTTCCTCTTCCCTGCATACCAATTCTGCACGGTGGAGTACTTAATCTCTACACCTTCATGGCAATACAATTCCACAACAGCAGCATGTAACTGATTTGTATCATATGAAGGTGTAGTACACCCTTCTAAATACTCCACAAAACTACCTTCATCCGCAGCAATCAAAGTCCTCTCGAATTGCCCAGCCTCCATTGCATTTATTCTAAAATAAGTAGATATTTGCATAGGGCACTTGGTGTTCTTGGGTATATACACAAATGATCCATCACTAAATACAGCTGAATTAAGAGCTGCGTAAAAATTATCTTCCAGGGGGCACAACTCTAAACAAATACTTCCTGACTAAATCTGGATGCTCCCTAATAGCCTCagaaatagaacaaaaaataacaTTAGACTTCTCTAAAGTCTTCCTATGAGTAGTGGCAATAAAAACACTATcaagaacaacatcaacaacaacatttgCTAAATGATTCCTTTCATTTAAAGGCAcacccaatttatcaaaatacCAAACAAGCTCAGGGTCAGCCTCATCAAGACTATTCAaagttggtttctttttaggtTCTGAATAATAaacaatattttgaaaattaatttCAGGGTACTTATTATCAGACTATTTAAGAGAAAGGGAAGGAGACTCTTGAACATTTTTTCGTA of the Nicotiana tabacum cultivar K326 chromosome 7, ASM71507v2, whole genome shotgun sequence genome contains:
- the LOC107801546 gene encoding LOW QUALITY PROTEIN: uncharacterized protein LOC107801546 (The sequence of the model RefSeq protein was modified relative to this genomic sequence to represent the inferred CDS: substituted 2 bases at 2 genomic stop codons) translates to MSVEMVGSEQPREKMKKDTKKRKAETEEKPNTPSTPHKNSINPMERKKQKKALDKERHRAESERKAEAWHKQMMTSLESRCNERTEISPTTSSGLPEFHIGVFKDLAAAEVSIREEAAQSLVAELLEVQKAYDNLENKEVVDGQLKLEAEKDDGLNNCAPSLRYAVRRLIRGVSSSRECARQGFALGMTVLVGTVPCIKVGALLKLIVELLEISSSMKGQDIKDCLLGRLFAYGAIARSGRLLLEWTADKDTPYIKEFVGSLVSLATKKRYLQEPAVLIILELVEKLPVEASLDHILEAPGLKEWFEGATEVGNPDGLLLALAIREKVRFDDKEFGELLPIHIXGSGGLFLFXSVDFMDVQESSFCHPRTHSVWHSLVNILLPENVVQEFDPSAALNSVKKHKKNRKGSSAEEDIEKNLKNFCEIIIEGSLLSSPSHERKSLALNVLLLLLPKLPASCIYNILSYKVVRCLMDVLSRKDTNLLKASQYFVKELSEWVKHDDVRRVAVIVALQKHSNGKFDSITRTKTVKELMAEFKTESGCMLLIQNLVDLFLDEGHASDEPSDQSQTTDDNSEIGSVDYKDSVGAAATSDFLKGWVVESLPNSLKHLTLDTNARFRVQREILKFLAVQGLFSSTLGTEVTSFELEEKFRWPKSSISSALCRMCIEQLQLLLSNALKGEGPHVVASGVEVNDLGAYFMRFLTTLRNIPSVSLFRPLNAEDDEAFKKLQDMESQLSRQERNLGPSIDTNKFHSMRYLLIQLLLQVLLRPGEFSEAASELVICCTKAFQSSDLLASSGEDEVDGEGTPELMDVLVDTMLSLLPQSSAPLRTAIEEVFKCFCRDVTDDGLLRMLRVIKKDLKPARRGEKKSESEDDDDDDDEDVLDIEEAEESDEAEMDETAESDGQADDSATVVGVEAASSELPGASDDESDEGMDDDAMFRMDAYLAKIFKERKNQAGGETAHSQLILFKLRVLSLLEIYLHENPGKPLVLKIFSNLAQAFVNPHTTEGNEQLVQRIWGILQKKIFKAKDYPRGEAIQFAVLKTLLGRNLTLAAKPFKKKKSANLSNKKQSVALNRYKMINSLAQSSTFWILKIIDAKKLPEPELQEVFGIFEGVLEEYFKTKKFQMKCEFLKEVFKRRPWIGHHLFGVLLEKCTSAKLQFRQIEALELVIEILKSITSANPDDSSQDLSKKKLKSHAAKLGYLINALLRNMPDKASRRADVRKFCVKVIQVLTDLNLKASFLRALEPDCESQLGDMVPALKK